In Spirochaeta thermophila DSM 6578, the following proteins share a genomic window:
- a CDS encoding ABC transporter substrate-binding protein: protein MRKAFTVVLSLFLLAGVVFASGQAAQQAGAAPSQQVVEFPRNETLYSSGTMWAPPSNWNPYTPWAVATGTIGLCYEPLFLYDPLKDEFIPWLAESGKWVDAKTYELKVRKGITWQDGKPLTAEDVKFTFELAKQQSVSLSTIWDWLAEIVKVDDYTLRFTFSDPRYQSWDNTLYTQGIVPKHIFEGKEDVANDANENPVGSGAYKYYGHSEDRMIWVRNEDWWATKLLGKKVAPKYIVDIRNSSNNVALGMVVKGELDLSNNFLPGIAALVKQGYVKTYYDGPPYMLSANTAFLWLNLTKKPLNDPAFRRAIAFAIDTQKIVNVAYAGLVQASDPTGLLPTWSKYIDKNVVARYGFKYDTAQAKKILADAGYKDVDGDGFVEAPDGSKIRLSVIVPFGWTDWMESIKIVAEGCKAAGINVEPEYPDFGGYSDQLYGGTFDMAINNFGSGLSNTPWTFYNWVFYHPISDNMPNGNFGRYNNQQIFDLVEQLNRVPTDDTEGMKAVISKIQEIQLKEMVAIPLWFNGLWAQFNTSVWTNWPTAAPDTPDYMPCLWGGYVQVGGLLTLTELKPAQQ from the coding sequence ATGAGAAAAGCCTTTACCGTGGTCTTGAGTCTCTTCCTCCTTGCGGGTGTGGTGTTCGCGAGCGGTCAAGCTGCACAGCAGGCCGGCGCGGCTCCCTCTCAGCAGGTGGTGGAGTTCCCCAGGAACGAGACCCTGTACTCCAGCGGTACCATGTGGGCCCCACCGTCCAACTGGAACCCCTACACCCCGTGGGCGGTGGCGACAGGTACCATCGGGCTCTGCTACGAGCCTCTCTTCCTCTATGATCCGCTCAAGGACGAGTTCATCCCATGGCTCGCCGAGAGCGGGAAGTGGGTGGACGCCAAGACGTACGAACTGAAGGTGAGGAAGGGGATCACGTGGCAGGACGGCAAGCCTCTCACCGCCGAAGACGTGAAGTTCACCTTCGAGCTCGCCAAGCAGCAGAGCGTGTCCCTGAGCACCATCTGGGATTGGCTCGCCGAGATCGTGAAGGTCGACGATTACACCTTGCGGTTCACGTTCAGCGATCCGCGTTACCAGTCGTGGGACAACACCCTCTACACCCAGGGGATCGTGCCCAAGCACATCTTCGAGGGGAAGGAGGACGTGGCCAACGATGCGAACGAGAACCCCGTGGGTTCCGGTGCCTACAAGTACTACGGGCACAGTGAAGATCGTATGATCTGGGTGCGGAACGAAGACTGGTGGGCCACCAAGCTTCTCGGCAAGAAGGTTGCTCCCAAGTACATCGTCGACATCCGCAACTCGAGCAATAACGTGGCGCTCGGCATGGTGGTGAAGGGTGAGCTCGACCTGTCCAACAACTTCCTGCCCGGGATCGCCGCCCTGGTGAAGCAGGGGTACGTGAAGACCTACTACGACGGGCCTCCGTACATGCTCTCGGCCAATACCGCGTTCCTCTGGCTCAACCTCACCAAGAAGCCTCTCAACGATCCGGCCTTCCGGAGGGCCATCGCCTTCGCCATCGATACCCAGAAGATCGTGAACGTGGCCTACGCAGGCCTCGTCCAGGCTTCGGATCCGACCGGCCTGCTCCCCACCTGGAGCAAGTACATCGACAAGAACGTGGTGGCGAGGTACGGGTTCAAGTACGATACCGCCCAGGCGAAGAAGATCCTCGCCGACGCGGGCTACAAGGACGTGGACGGCGACGGGTTCGTCGAGGCGCCGGACGGGTCCAAGATCAGGCTCTCGGTGATCGTGCCGTTCGGGTGGACCGACTGGATGGAGTCCATCAAGATCGTGGCCGAGGGGTGTAAGGCCGCCGGTATCAACGTGGAGCCCGAGTACCCCGACTTCGGTGGATACTCCGACCAGCTCTACGGCGGCACCTTCGACATGGCGATCAACAACTTTGGCTCCGGTCTCAGCAACACCCCGTGGACCTTCTACAACTGGGTGTTCTACCATCCCATCTCGGACAACATGCCCAACGGTAACTTCGGCCGGTATAACAACCAGCAGATCTTCGACCTCGTGGAACAGCTCAATCGTGTGCCCACCGACGATACCGAGGGCATGAAGGCGGTGATCTCCAAGATCCAGGAGATCCAGCTTAAGGAGATGGTGGCCATCCCGCTCTGGTTCAACGGCCTCTGGGCCCAGTTCAACACCTCCGTGTGGACCAACTGGCCCACCGCAGCCCCGGATACCCCCGACTACATGCCGTGTCTGTGGGGTGGGTATGTCCAGGTGGGTGGTCTCCTCACCCTCACCGAACTCAAGCCCGCACAGCAGTAA
- a CDS encoding ROK family transcriptional regulator: MANARTINAINISRVLRHVWHFPRKSRSEIAEDLGLDKSTVTKIVASLEQMGLVVPREEGPSGPRGGRKPIYLGINPSFGMVLGFELHTTTYSAIALDFTGKELFYKEAALPEEDDIILITARMIEETREEVRALGLPLAGMGIGLSGLVDPFEGVVHRSNPLDITSPTALVPPLEKRFGLPVFIENDANCCCWADLLQTRGAREGNALFILSEFRQTSAHTVPQMGIGIGMAFLFHEGVFYGDHFIAGEFKSILWRPPNVTQFSIPDEEAARIPDPQVVKKVIVELGKHVAFLANTLDLSRIVVCGDLEAFEQEVKTIFMEEIQANWLYPEQTSPRIEMSPLKEKTVAYGAAGCFLERLFSVPEVVPGSRVLPSGLNLLELVLEHWQGGNPDTPPRTYVQSEDSRL, encoded by the coding sequence ATGGCCAATGCGCGTACCATCAATGCCATCAATATCTCGCGGGTCCTCAGACACGTGTGGCACTTTCCCCGGAAGAGCAGGAGCGAGATCGCCGAGGATCTGGGCCTCGACAAGTCCACGGTCACGAAGATCGTGGCATCCCTCGAACAGATGGGTCTCGTCGTCCCCCGCGAGGAAGGCCCCTCGGGTCCACGTGGCGGAAGGAAACCCATCTACCTGGGCATCAATCCTTCCTTCGGGATGGTCCTGGGGTTCGAACTCCATACCACGACGTATTCCGCCATCGCGCTCGACTTCACGGGAAAGGAACTCTTCTACAAGGAGGCCGCCCTCCCGGAGGAGGACGATATCATCCTCATCACCGCCCGCATGATCGAGGAGACCAGGGAGGAGGTCCGAGCCCTCGGCCTCCCGCTCGCCGGCATGGGGATAGGGCTTTCAGGTCTGGTCGATCCCTTCGAGGGCGTGGTGCACCGCTCCAATCCCTTGGACATCACCTCCCCCACCGCACTCGTCCCTCCCCTCGAGAAACGGTTCGGACTTCCCGTGTTCATCGAGAACGACGCGAACTGCTGTTGCTGGGCCGATCTCCTCCAGACGAGGGGCGCCCGTGAGGGGAACGCACTCTTCATCCTCTCGGAATTCCGCCAAACCAGTGCCCACACCGTTCCCCAGATGGGGATCGGCATCGGCATGGCGTTTCTCTTTCACGAGGGGGTCTTCTACGGTGATCACTTCATCGCAGGAGAGTTCAAGAGCATCCTCTGGCGACCCCCGAACGTCACCCAGTTCAGCATCCCGGACGAGGAAGCGGCGCGCATACCCGACCCGCAGGTGGTGAAGAAGGTCATCGTGGAACTGGGCAAGCACGTGGCATTCCTGGCCAACACCCTCGACCTGAGCCGGATCGTGGTCTGCGGTGATCTGGAGGCCTTCGAACAGGAAGTGAAGACCATTTTCATGGAAGAGATTCAGGCGAACTGGCTCTATCCCGAGCAGACTTCCCCACGCATCGAGATGTCGCCTCTCAAAGAGAAGACCGTGGCCTACGGCGCCGCAGGCTGCTTCCTCGAGCGTCTCTTCAGCGTGCCGGAGGTGGTACCCGGCTCCAGGGTCCTTCCCTCGGGCCTGAACCTCCTCGAGCTGGTGCTCGAGCACTGGCAGGGGGGGAATCCTGATACTCCGCCACGCACGTATGTACAGTCAGAGGATTCTCGTCTATAG
- the argA gene encoding amino-acid N-acetyltransferase has translation MNLQEHVELIREVFYYLRRFRGATFVVKVDYRALQAPHAPLLVRDIALLRQAGINVILVPGAKERIDEICRQYGISWEEKDGVRISPEEAMPFIEMAAFDVSTRLMTALAGEGIHAVVGNWVRARSLGVIDGVDFLRTGRVERVNIEPVVKLLHDEIVPIFPCVGWNAQGKPYNISSNELAGTIAAQVSAEKLFYLIDRPGYRAADLLLPEGVVLTEEGYISRLTVEQAEALLEMNPGSRSHLEHIAHASRACRAGVDRVHILNAMIDGVLLKEIFSNLGVGTMIHRNEFESIRAMREEDVPAVLRLMDPLIREGVLLPRSADQLRNEYQNFYVYELDGSIYGCGALYIYGKEGEVAGLAMDSTVRHLGIGRRLTTFLIDQARKAGLKRLFALTTQASDWFEQMGFSLSTPEELPPERRRRYLPSRNSRVYVKDLAQG, from the coding sequence ATGAACCTTCAGGAGCACGTGGAACTCATACGGGAGGTCTTTTACTATCTCCGCAGGTTCCGGGGGGCCACCTTCGTGGTGAAGGTGGACTACCGTGCGCTGCAGGCTCCCCACGCTCCGCTCCTGGTGAGAGACATCGCGCTCCTCAGACAGGCGGGAATCAACGTGATCCTCGTTCCCGGGGCAAAGGAGCGGATCGACGAGATCTGCAGGCAGTACGGCATCTCCTGGGAAGAGAAGGACGGGGTGCGCATCTCGCCGGAAGAGGCCATGCCCTTCATCGAGATGGCGGCCTTTGATGTCTCCACCAGGCTCATGACCGCCCTTGCGGGGGAGGGGATCCATGCCGTGGTGGGCAATTGGGTGCGGGCCCGGAGCCTCGGGGTGATAGACGGGGTGGACTTCCTGCGCACCGGGAGGGTGGAACGGGTGAACATCGAGCCGGTCGTGAAGCTCCTTCACGATGAGATCGTTCCCATCTTCCCCTGCGTGGGGTGGAACGCCCAGGGCAAGCCGTACAACATCTCCTCCAACGAACTCGCCGGCACCATCGCCGCCCAGGTCTCGGCGGAGAAGCTCTTCTACCTCATCGATCGACCGGGTTACAGGGCCGCCGATCTCCTCCTCCCCGAGGGAGTGGTCCTCACCGAGGAAGGGTATATCTCCAGACTCACCGTGGAGCAGGCCGAAGCCCTCCTCGAGATGAATCCGGGCAGCCGCTCCCATCTCGAGCACATCGCTCACGCGAGTCGTGCGTGCAGGGCCGGCGTGGACCGGGTACACATCCTCAACGCCATGATCGACGGGGTCCTCCTCAAGGAGATCTTCTCCAATCTCGGGGTAGGGACCATGATTCACAGGAACGAGTTCGAGAGTATCCGAGCCATGCGTGAGGAGGATGTTCCCGCGGTGCTCAGGCTCATGGATCCCCTCATCCGCGAGGGAGTGCTCCTCCCGAGGAGCGCGGATCAGCTCCGGAACGAATATCAGAACTTCTACGTGTACGAGCTCGACGGGAGCATCTACGGGTGCGGAGCTCTCTATATTTATGGGAAGGAAGGTGAGGTGGCCGGACTGGCCATGGACTCCACGGTGCGGCACCTGGGGATCGGTCGCAGGCTCACCACGTTTCTCATCGATCAGGCGCGCAAGGCAGGGCTCAAACGTCTCTTCGCCCTCACCACACAGGCCTCGGACTGGTTCGAGCAGATGGGGTTCTCACTTTCAACCCCGGAGGAGCTTCCCCCCGAGCGCCGCCGTCGCTACCTCCCTTCCCGCAACTCCCGCGTATACGTGAAGGACCTGGCCCAGGGCTGA
- a CDS encoding nucleoside-diphosphate kinase gives MGTREITRTLCLVKPDGVRRGLVGRILTRFEDAGLKIVAMKMLVPDEERARRHYRYEDIAVRHGEAVWNRLVQFLCSGPVVAFVLEGVDVVPVVRKLCGSTEPASAPPGTIRGDFAHHTYEYSNSAQGSVRNLIHASATDEEAAYEISVWFLKEELVSGYKRSDEAEHYLS, from the coding sequence ATGGGAACACGGGAGATCACGCGTACCCTCTGTCTCGTCAAGCCCGATGGCGTGAGGCGAGGGTTGGTGGGAAGGATCCTCACGAGGTTCGAGGATGCGGGCCTCAAGATCGTGGCCATGAAGATGCTCGTGCCCGACGAGGAGCGCGCACGACGTCACTACCGATACGAGGATATTGCGGTACGACACGGAGAGGCCGTGTGGAACAGGCTCGTGCAATTCCTCTGTTCCGGCCCCGTGGTGGCCTTCGTGCTCGAAGGGGTGGACGTGGTGCCGGTGGTGAGGAAGCTCTGCGGCAGCACGGAGCCCGCGTCCGCCCCTCCTGGGACCATCAGGGGCGATTTTGCCCACCATACCTATGAATACAGCAATTCGGCCCAAGGGAGTGTCCGCAATCTCATCCATGCTTCGGCTACGGACGAGGAGGCCGCATACGAGATATCGGTGTGGTTCCTGAAAGAAGAGCTCGTCTCCGGATACAAGAGGTCGGACGAGGCCGAGCACTATCTCTCCTGA
- a CDS encoding glycoside hydrolase family 130 protein, which yields MVTVTRVPVKLRPNPQRVLLRYFSPGEKARIEHILGRILTLSEEEVAEHLSSVSARFSHHESYLKERLSRHFERIRPYLFLDAELSEERKLFIGSFFTSEYSIEASALFNPSIVPHPDQSGLPEGAVRFVLSLRATGEGHISSLVFREGVFHPDGRVTVEESGARYVLPPQVIANSTYNKREFIAKLTEAGYYNEYAELLLSPLEEEFGYRDLIRRIEELREATPTHTRPFLGTLEAIEWLASFNQEVYFPPDVPIDRRVIPPATVVDLKGIEDARFVRFVDERGAVTYYATYTAYDGTSFSPQLLATKDFTHFRFISLTGKAVKNKGFALFPRKIGGKYCMLGRQDNETITLMFSDHLSFWNEYRIILRPKYVWEFIQMGNCGPPIETEAGWLVITHGVGPMRHYALGAVLLDREDPLRVLGRLRDPLLEAVGEERAGYVPNVLYSCGSLLHEGRLLIPYAMSDYVTSFAIVQVDELLEELLRCGP from the coding sequence ATGGTCACGGTCACGCGAGTCCCCGTGAAACTGAGACCCAACCCTCAACGTGTCCTCCTTCGGTACTTCAGCCCCGGGGAAAAGGCTCGGATAGAACACATCCTTGGGAGGATACTCACCCTCTCGGAAGAAGAGGTGGCGGAGCATCTTTCCTCGGTATCAGCGCGTTTCTCCCACCATGAGTCCTACCTGAAGGAACGCCTCTCCAGACACTTCGAAAGGATTCGACCCTACCTCTTCCTGGATGCCGAACTCTCGGAGGAGAGGAAACTCTTCATCGGGAGCTTCTTCACGAGCGAGTATTCCATAGAGGCCTCGGCGCTCTTCAATCCATCCATCGTTCCCCATCCGGATCAGAGCGGGCTCCCCGAGGGGGCCGTCCGCTTCGTCCTCTCCCTACGGGCCACGGGTGAGGGACACATCTCCTCCCTCGTCTTCAGGGAAGGGGTCTTCCATCCCGACGGCCGGGTGACGGTGGAGGAATCCGGGGCCCGCTACGTCCTTCCCCCTCAAGTCATCGCCAATTCCACCTACAACAAGAGGGAGTTCATCGCAAAGCTCACTGAGGCGGGTTACTACAACGAGTACGCCGAACTGCTCCTCTCCCCTCTCGAAGAAGAATTCGGCTACCGCGATCTCATCCGGAGGATCGAAGAGCTCAGGGAGGCCACCCCCACCCACACGCGCCCATTCCTCGGAACGCTCGAGGCGATAGAGTGGCTCGCGAGCTTCAACCAGGAGGTATACTTCCCGCCGGACGTACCGATCGACCGGCGGGTGATCCCCCCTGCGACCGTGGTCGATCTCAAGGGGATAGAGGACGCCCGGTTCGTACGCTTCGTGGACGAAAGGGGAGCCGTCACCTACTACGCGACCTACACCGCCTACGACGGCACGAGCTTCTCACCACAGCTCCTCGCGACCAAGGACTTCACCCACTTCAGGTTCATCTCGCTCACGGGCAAGGCGGTGAAGAACAAGGGCTTCGCGCTCTTCCCCCGGAAGATAGGGGGAAAGTACTGCATGCTCGGCCGCCAGGACAACGAGACCATCACCCTCATGTTCTCCGATCACCTGAGCTTCTGGAACGAGTACCGGATCATCCTGAGACCGAAGTATGTGTGGGAGTTCATCCAGATGGGGAACTGTGGACCGCCCATAGAGACCGAGGCGGGGTGGCTCGTGATCACCCACGGCGTGGGGCCCATGCGCCACTACGCTCTGGGGGCGGTGCTCCTCGATCGTGAAGACCCCCTCCGCGTCCTCGGGCGACTCAGGGATCCGCTCCTGGAAGCGGTGGGTGAGGAGCGGGCGGGATACGTGCCGAACGTACTCTACAGCTGCGGCTCCCTCCTGCACGAGGGGAGGCTCCTCATCCCCTACGCGATGTCCGACTACGTGACGAGCTTCGCCATCGTACAGGTGGATGAACTTCTCGAGGAACTACTTCGCTGCGGTCCCTAG
- a CDS encoding glycosyltransferase: protein MRIGMISTHPPIECGIATYCQYLVEALRFHQMEIFVMSPFGAQGERVFPVFPPGSDTFAHMVFKLSTSMTPDIMHIQHEYGLYGDQRGMEIVDLTLRYHLVGIPVVITLHTVYEHLSREEKIVLHPLLSAASGVIVHEDFQKASLLEGLPDIPSLESKIAVIEHGIRTVGPVPNAKHILGLEGKKVLLLAGYFRPSKRFELIVDLLPRLVERVEDLVLVVAGKTRNLEYDEYRRQLFEKIHSSPVEDRILVFRGQFPQYTFDTILSAADVVVLPYEKGAQSGMLAQCFAAHRPVITSGLLAFRKVIERSGGGLIAEQDEDYLELIPRVLNDKALYARLQENIRRYVEKRASWKKVAEAHIEVYRRILGSTLGKARYIYIPEPAQDDRVKPLSPRIPAEGGMHGTTS from the coding sequence ATGCGTATAGGGATGATCTCCACCCATCCGCCCATAGAGTGCGGTATCGCCACGTACTGTCAGTACCTGGTGGAAGCCCTCAGGTTCCACCAGATGGAGATCTTCGTGATGAGCCCCTTCGGCGCCCAGGGAGAGCGTGTGTTTCCGGTCTTTCCTCCCGGGAGCGATACCTTCGCCCACATGGTATTCAAGCTCAGTACGTCCATGACCCCCGACATCATGCACATACAGCACGAGTACGGCCTCTATGGAGACCAGCGGGGCATGGAGATCGTCGATCTCACACTCCGTTACCATCTGGTGGGTATCCCGGTGGTCATCACCCTCCACACCGTGTACGAGCACCTCTCACGGGAGGAGAAGATCGTACTCCACCCTCTCCTCTCGGCGGCGTCCGGTGTCATCGTGCACGAGGACTTCCAGAAAGCGTCCCTCCTCGAGGGTTTACCCGATATCCCCTCCCTCGAGTCGAAGATCGCGGTCATCGAACATGGAATCAGGACGGTTGGCCCGGTACCCAATGCGAAGCATATCCTGGGACTCGAAGGCAAGAAGGTGCTCCTCCTCGCCGGCTACTTCAGGCCCAGCAAGCGGTTCGAACTCATCGTCGATCTGTTGCCCCGCCTGGTGGAGAGGGTGGAGGACCTGGTCCTCGTAGTGGCTGGCAAGACGAGGAACCTGGAGTACGACGAGTACCGCAGACAGCTTTTCGAAAAGATCCATTCCTCCCCCGTGGAGGACCGTATCCTGGTCTTCCGTGGTCAGTTCCCCCAGTACACGTTCGACACCATCCTCTCTGCGGCCGATGTGGTGGTGCTCCCTTACGAGAAAGGGGCACAGAGCGGGATGCTGGCCCAGTGTTTCGCCGCACACAGACCGGTGATCACCTCCGGGCTTCTCGCCTTCAGAAAGGTGATAGAACGCAGCGGAGGAGGTCTCATCGCGGAACAAGACGAAGACTACCTGGAACTCATCCCCCGTGTGCTCAACGACAAGGCTCTCTATGCCCGGCTTCAAGAGAACATCCGTCGTTACGTAGAGAAGAGGGCATCCTGGAAAAAGGTGGCCGAAGCCCATATCGAGGTGTATCGAAGGATCCTCGGCTCCACTCTGGGGAAGGCCCGCTACATCTACATCCCCGAACCGGCACAGGACGATCGGGTGAAACCGTTGTCACCCCGTATCCCCGCAGAAGGAGGCATGCATGGAACGACATCCTGA
- a CDS encoding glycoside hydrolase family 130 protein, producing the protein MERHPENPLIRPEDVSPSTPEYEVVGAFNPGAVKVGDEYLLLLRVAERVRKEEGWIRVPHVEFREGGNGIPSVLSFREDDPDVRLKDTRGVVYKGVDYLSTMSHIRLARSRDGVHFTVEKDPFLFPASPAERFGVEDARVVYLEGRYWITFTVVSPDGWATALASTTDFRSVERHGIIFHPQNKDVCIFPEKIRGRYAALHRPNNEGFGKPSIWYAESPDLLHWGAHSCLARPRPTVWEAMKIGGGAPSIRTTKGWLQIYHAKGEGQRYTLFALLLDHEDPRKIIARGTVPLMEPEAPYEKEGFFGNVLFTNGIIAHEDGTLSIYYGAADQYTCLVRTGLEEVFAHLEAHGDRGSRAAG; encoded by the coding sequence ATGGAACGACATCCTGAGAACCCCCTCATACGACCGGAAGACGTATCCCCCTCCACTCCTGAGTATGAAGTGGTCGGAGCCTTCAATCCCGGCGCCGTCAAGGTGGGCGACGAGTACCTTCTCCTCCTCCGTGTAGCCGAACGGGTGCGAAAAGAGGAGGGGTGGATACGGGTGCCCCATGTGGAGTTCAGGGAAGGGGGCAACGGCATCCCCTCGGTCCTGTCATTCAGGGAAGACGATCCCGATGTACGCCTCAAGGACACCAGGGGGGTGGTGTACAAGGGCGTGGACTACCTCTCCACCATGAGCCACATCCGCCTCGCACGAAGCAGAGACGGGGTACACTTCACCGTGGAGAAGGACCCCTTCCTGTTCCCCGCCTCTCCCGCCGAGCGGTTCGGGGTGGAGGATGCCCGGGTGGTGTACCTGGAGGGCAGGTACTGGATCACCTTCACCGTGGTTTCCCCCGACGGGTGGGCCACGGCCCTCGCCTCCACCACCGACTTCCGATCGGTAGAGCGCCACGGCATCATCTTCCATCCGCAGAACAAGGATGTCTGCATCTTCCCCGAAAAGATCCGAGGAAGGTACGCAGCCCTCCACAGACCCAACAACGAAGGCTTCGGAAAACCGTCGATCTGGTACGCGGAATCGCCGGACCTCCTTCACTGGGGAGCGCACTCCTGCCTTGCCCGACCACGGCCCACCGTGTGGGAGGCGATGAAGATAGGGGGCGGCGCGCCTTCGATCAGGACGACGAAGGGGTGGCTCCAGATCTACCACGCGAAAGGAGAGGGACAACGCTACACCCTCTTCGCCCTTCTCCTCGACCACGAAGATCCTCGGAAGATCATCGCGCGGGGTACCGTTCCCCTCATGGAACCCGAGGCACCCTACGAGAAGGAAGGCTTCTTCGGAAACGTGCTCTTCACCAACGGGATCATCGCCCACGAGGACGGAACGCTCTCCATATACTACGGCGCGGCGGATCAGTATACCTGCCTCGTCCGCACCGGACTGGAAGAGGTCTTCGCCCATCTCGAGGCCCACGGTGACCGCGGGTCTCGAGCAGCAGGTTGA
- a CDS encoding Do family serine endopeptidase: MKRNLVLRAVAFVFLVVACTQAQQNVAFVDSTTVAGQTADPSPSAVPVREERVVEKTYVDPRAFEEIFNRVSRDVLPVVVEINVVEVVKQRVPSFESPWDFFFGTPQFQEREFRRSGLGSGVIVRRDGKTVYVLTNAHVVGDADEISVKLYDQRTFPAKIVGKDERIDLAVVSFETSEEIPVARLGDSDTLEVGDWVLAVGNPYGFESTVTAGIVSALGRKSPPGTQIGEFTDYIQTDAAINPGNSGGALVNLDAEVIGINAWIASQTGGNVGLGFAIPINVAKRTMEQLIERGHVAYGWLGVTLLDPSDVAFPGFAEALGIKGKKGTLISNVYVGSPAWQAGLRPGDFVVRAGNTVITQASELSREIGMRSPGERVEIEVLRQGGSKVFTVRLGERKTDDELSRSVEQLWPGLMVTQLTDEVRERYGVEARTGVLVVQVAAGTPPAVAGLRAGDVITAVGDRAVRSVKDFYGALAETSRPGATVRFSVLRGTTEVVIGLKVPR, from the coding sequence ATGAAGCGGAATCTTGTCCTCAGAGCCGTGGCGTTCGTGTTCCTCGTGGTTGCGTGCACGCAGGCGCAGCAGAACGTGGCCTTCGTCGACTCCACTACGGTAGCCGGTCAGACGGCCGATCCCTCTCCCTCTGCGGTCCCCGTGAGGGAGGAACGGGTGGTCGAGAAGACCTATGTCGACCCGAGGGCCTTTGAGGAGATATTCAACCGGGTCTCACGTGATGTCCTCCCTGTGGTGGTGGAGATCAACGTGGTGGAGGTGGTGAAGCAGCGGGTGCCCTCCTTCGAGTCCCCCTGGGACTTCTTCTTCGGGACACCGCAGTTCCAGGAACGGGAGTTCAGGCGGAGCGGACTCGGCTCGGGCGTGATCGTACGTCGTGACGGCAAGACGGTCTACGTGCTCACGAATGCCCACGTGGTGGGGGATGCGGACGAGATCAGCGTGAAACTCTACGACCAGCGGACCTTTCCTGCGAAGATCGTGGGGAAGGACGAGCGGATCGACCTCGCGGTGGTCTCTTTTGAGACCTCCGAGGAGATACCGGTGGCCCGGCTGGGCGACTCCGACACCCTCGAGGTGGGCGACTGGGTGCTCGCGGTGGGTAATCCGTACGGATTCGAGTCCACCGTGACGGCCGGCATAGTCAGCGCCTTGGGGAGGAAGAGCCCCCCCGGTACGCAGATCGGTGAGTTCACGGACTACATCCAGACCGATGCGGCCATCAATCCGGGCAACTCGGGCGGGGCGCTCGTGAACCTCGACGCCGAGGTGATAGGGATCAACGCGTGGATCGCCTCCCAGACCGGAGGCAACGTGGGGCTCGGGTTCGCCATCCCCATCAACGTGGCGAAGCGGACCATGGAACAGCTCATCGAGAGAGGGCACGTGGCCTATGGATGGCTGGGTGTGACCCTCCTCGACCCTTCGGACGTGGCGTTCCCCGGGTTTGCCGAGGCTCTCGGTATCAAGGGGAAGAAGGGAACGCTCATCTCCAACGTGTACGTGGGGTCCCCCGCGTGGCAGGCGGGGCTGAGGCCGGGGGACTTTGTGGTGCGGGCGGGGAACACCGTGATCACCCAGGCCTCGGAGCTCTCCCGGGAGATCGGGATGCGGAGCCCCGGCGAGCGTGTTGAGATAGAGGTGCTCAGGCAGGGCGGGAGCAAGGTCTTCACCGTGCGCCTCGGGGAGAGGAAGACCGACGATGAGCTTTCCCGGTCCGTGGAGCAGTTATGGCCCGGTCTCATGGTCACTCAGCTCACCGACGAGGTGCGTGAGCGGTACGGGGTCGAGGCCCGTACGGGCGTCCTGGTGGTACAGGTGGCGGCCGGGACTCCACCTGCGGTGGCCGGCCTTCGTGCAGGGGATGTGATCACCGCTGTGGGAGACCGGGCCGTGAGGTCGGTGAAGGACTTCTACGGAGCTCTCGCCGAGACGAGCAGGCCGGGGGCCACGGTACGTTTCAGCGTGCTCCGGGGCACCACCGAGGTGGTGATCGGCCTCAAGGTACCCAGATAG
- a CDS encoding Hsp20/alpha crystallin family protein — protein sequence MKERKELQKQEARKEERVFRPPVYDVREEDGKIVVRMEMPGVDKDGVEISVEDNTLTVVGHRKDTLPEGAYLVRERRMCDYRRVFTLDETVDPESIEARLENGVLFLTLQVKESAKPKKIEVKTA from the coding sequence ATGAAAGAGAGGAAGGAACTCCAGAAACAGGAAGCGAGGAAAGAGGAGCGGGTCTTCCGGCCTCCTGTGTACGACGTGCGCGAGGAGGACGGGAAGATCGTGGTGAGGATGGAGATGCCGGGCGTGGACAAGGATGGGGTGGAGATCTCCGTGGAGGACAACACCCTCACGGTGGTGGGGCACAGGAAGGACACCCTTCCTGAGGGGGCCTACCTGGTGAGGGAGCGGAGGATGTGCGACTACAGGAGGGTCTTCACCCTCGACGAGACCGTGGACCCCGAGTCCATCGAGGCCCGGCTGGAGAACGGTGTGCTCTTTCTCACCCTCCAGGTGAAGGAGAGCGCGAAACCGAAGAAGATAGAGGTGAAGACCGCCTGA